A region of Candidatus Woesearchaeota archaeon DNA encodes the following proteins:
- a CDS encoding NUDIX domain-containing protein, whose protein sequence is MKRTTSAGGIVLRDNLVLVVNQHGRAWSLPKGHVEKDENPLQASQREIYEESGIKDLHFVKELGSYQRYKINKTGGDDTSELKTIMMFLFTTNEKILKPQDPDNPEARWVAKDKVARLLTHRKDKKFYQSVVDTLMIPNENKKSNVKKQFWNRFFIIKIIISVICLSIFAYFFIKYLY, encoded by the coding sequence ATGAAAAGAACAACAAGCGCAGGCGGCATAGTACTCAGGGATAATCTTGTTCTCGTGGTTAATCAGCATGGCAGAGCATGGTCACTGCCTAAAGGGCATGTTGAAAAAGATGAAAATCCTCTACAAGCTAGCCAACGAGAGATTTATGAAGAATCTGGGATTAAGGATTTGCACTTTGTTAAGGAACTCGGAAGTTATCAACGCTATAAAATCAACAAAACTGGCGGAGATGATACCTCTGAGTTAAAAACAATTATGATGTTTTTGTTTACGACAAACGAGAAGATACTGAAACCACAAGATCCTGATAATCCAGAAGCACGATGGGTTGCAAAAGATAAAGTTGCTCGATTATTAACACATCGAAAGGATAAGAAATTTTATCAGAGTGTTGTTGATACATTAATGATACCTAACGAAAATAAAAAGAGTAATGTAAAAAAACAATTTTGGAATAGATTCTTTATCATTAAAATAATTATTTCTGTTATTTGCTTAAGTATATTTGCGTATTTCTTTATCAAATACTTATACTAA
- a CDS encoding P-loop NTPase translates to MTKFIGVMCAKGGVGRTQVTINLAHALQHIGYNVLVLDCDFSSPNIPIYLGLLGTKNTIHSILKGEAKLNEVITLHESGLRCIVGSIAYHDATISDVDLLEKVLCEIEGFDIVMVDTSAGFQSSTSNLMKLMDNVLLVTAPELTAATDCLRTIKLARDYKKNILGVVVNKWRGDALDMKPEAIESFLSTKVVGRIPYDNDIRNAVFLRQPVVYAFPDARSTIAFKKLASNLAGTTYHAEKAAPEELENISVKKTILKQTLHDFGLI, encoded by the coding sequence ATGACTAAATTTATTGGTGTTATGTGCGCAAAAGGCGGTGTTGGAAGAACACAAGTTACGATTAATTTAGCTCATGCTTTGCAGCATATTGGTTATAATGTGCTGGTTCTTGATTGTGATTTCAGCTCTCCTAATATTCCCATTTACCTCGGTTTATTGGGGACAAAGAATACTATCCACAGCATCTTAAAAGGCGAAGCCAAGCTTAATGAAGTTATCACGTTGCATGAATCTGGGTTAAGATGCATTGTGGGGAGCATAGCCTATCATGATGCAACAATTAGTGATGTAGATCTTCTGGAAAAAGTGCTCTGTGAAATTGAGGGATTTGATATTGTAATGGTTGATACTTCAGCAGGGTTTCAAAGTTCGACCTCTAACCTGATGAAATTAATGGATAATGTTCTCTTAGTAACAGCTCCTGAATTGACTGCAGCAACTGACTGTTTGCGCACGATAAAATTGGCGCGCGATTATAAAAAAAACATTTTAGGGGTTGTGGTGAATAAGTGGAGGGGAGATGCTCTAGATATGAAGCCAGAAGCAATCGAAAGCTTTTTATCTACAAAGGTTGTAGGAAGGATACCTTATGACAATGATATTAGGAATGCTGTATTCCTTCGGCAGCCAGTAGTATATGCCTTTCCCGATGCGCGTTCAACAATAGCCTTCAAAAAATTAGCATCAAACTTAGCAGGAACAACCTATCATGCTGAAAAAGCAGCTCCTGAAGAATTGGAAAACATTTCAGTAAAAAAAACAATTTTAAAGCAGACATTGCATGATTTTGGGTTAATATAG
- a CDS encoding ATP-binding protein: MYIKRILEGILEQYLPKKEIIAIIGPRQSGKTTLLQHIRKNLDNAQFIDFEDRQLLELFTTDLSSFIELYVKPYKYLFIDEFQYALDGGKNLKYIYDHYSTKIIISGSSATALSIHGIKYLVGRIFIFTLYPFSFEEYLAYKEPLLFKNIYTGKTLTNPIIEKIFPYFEEFCIYGGYPRVITTENKEEKEIVLRNIYNTYFLKEVKEILNIADDYTLSRLLYVLALQVGNIINYHELAQITNLSHKQVLDKLNILEKTFMCIKSYPFYTNKRTEVVKAPKIFFFDNGFRNIVIRSLDRLKFRQDKGTLYENFVASELIKAEKQIKYWRSKSKAEVDFVLEEKRDIIPIEVKSHLTSPVTTRSFTSFLEKYKPKKAIILSEKLLAKKGKLKCIPIFYVMNEIK, from the coding sequence ATGTATATTAAAAGAATTTTAGAAGGAATACTAGAGCAGTATCTGCCTAAGAAAGAGATCATAGCTATTATAGGTCCACGACAGAGTGGAAAAACAACGCTTCTCCAACACATCAGAAAAAATCTTGATAATGCTCAGTTTATAGATTTTGAAGATAGACAATTATTAGAACTATTCACTACAGATTTATCTTCGTTTATTGAATTATATGTTAAACCTTATAAGTATTTGTTTATTGATGAATTTCAATATGCTCTTGATGGTGGTAAAAACCTAAAGTATATTTATGATCATTATTCAACTAAAATAATTATCTCTGGCTCTTCAGCAACTGCACTCTCCATACACGGCATCAAATACTTAGTGGGAAGGATTTTTATTTTTACTCTCTATCCTTTTTCATTTGAAGAGTATCTTGCCTACAAAGAACCCTTACTGTTTAAGAATATTTATACGGGAAAAACATTAACGAACCCTATTATTGAAAAGATTTTCCCCTATTTTGAAGAATTTTGTATTTATGGAGGTTATCCTCGTGTTATTACTACTGAAAATAAAGAGGAAAAAGAAATAGTTTTAAGAAATATTTATAATACCTATTTTCTTAAAGAAGTTAAAGAAATTTTAAATATCGCTGACGATTATACTTTGAGCAGATTGCTCTATGTGCTGGCTTTACAAGTGGGCAATATTATTAATTACCATGAATTAGCACAAATAACCAATTTATCTCATAAACAGGTACTTGACAAACTAAATATATTAGAAAAAACGTTCATGTGCATTAAAAGTTATCCTTTCTACACTAATAAACGAACTGAAGTAGTGAAAGCACCTAAAATCTTTTTCTTTGATAATGGTTTTCGTAATATTGTGATACGATCTCTTGATAGATTAAAGTTTCGCCAAGACAAAGGAACTCTTTATGAAAATTTTGTTGCATCTGAACTGATAAAAGCTGAAAAACAAATAAAATACTGGCGAAGTAAATCAAAAGCTGAAGTAGATTTTGTCTTAGAAGAAAAAAGGGATATTATCCCTATCGAAGTAAAATCACATTTAACATCTCCTGTAACCACACGATCGTTTACCAGTTTTCTTGAGAAGTATAAACCTAAAAAAGCTATCATACTTTCTGAAAAACTGCTGGCAAAGAAAGGCAAGCTTAAATGTATACCTATTTTCTATGTGATGAATGAAATAAAATAA
- a CDS encoding ATP-binding protein, with translation MIPKDRLKQTLVEQREAILQRPLGVERTILNLIKKKAKLPHVVVLTGLRRSGKSTLLRQLIKKQYNDLDFYYVNFEDERLFNFNAEDFNIIYETLVELFGEKKTFFIDEIQNIAHFENFVRRFYDEGFKFFITGSSAKLLSKEIGTKLTGRHIDIIVRPFSFREFLVARKFSVDKDALFRTVSKAEIKKHFTVFLVEGGMPEYVHFQDPDILTRVYEDIVVKDVIVIYNVDGVTELKELYRYLITTISQRFSYNSLKKFIKINSANTIKKYIDYLEETYFVSQVSKFDYSFKKQIINDKKIYVVDNGFISKISTKFTKDDGWLLENVVFTELKNKGEVFYFSEKFECDFVVAENKVVKEVVQVCWNLTEINKERELNGLLEAMDKFKIKTGLILTNDDEQEIEINKKKIIVKPVWKWLLETN, from the coding sequence ATGATACCTAAAGATAGATTAAAACAAACACTGGTAGAACAAAGAGAAGCAATTTTACAAAGACCATTAGGGGTAGAAAGAACTATTTTAAATCTGATAAAAAAAAAGGCAAAATTACCTCATGTAGTAGTTCTCACGGGTTTAAGACGTAGTGGAAAATCCACGCTTCTGAGACAATTGATAAAAAAACAGTATAATGATCTCGATTTTTACTATGTCAACTTTGAGGATGAACGATTATTTAATTTCAACGCAGAAGATTTCAATATAATATATGAAACACTAGTGGAATTATTTGGTGAGAAAAAGACTTTTTTTATTGATGAAATACAGAATATAGCTCACTTTGAAAATTTTGTCAGAAGATTTTATGATGAAGGATTTAAATTTTTTATAACCGGTTCCAGCGCCAAACTATTAAGCAAAGAAATTGGAACAAAGCTTACCGGAAGGCATATTGATATCATAGTAAGACCATTTTCATTTAGGGAATTTTTAGTTGCAAGAAAATTTAGCGTTGACAAAGATGCGCTTTTCAGGACAGTGAGTAAGGCAGAGATTAAAAAACATTTTACCGTCTTTTTAGTTGAAGGAGGAATGCCTGAATACGTGCATTTCCAAGATCCAGACATTTTAACCAGAGTGTATGAAGATATTGTAGTTAAAGATGTCATAGTAATATATAATGTTGATGGCGTGACCGAATTAAAAGAACTTTACCGATATCTCATAACAACCATATCGCAAAGATTTAGTTATAATTCTCTTAAAAAATTTATTAAAATAAACAGCGCCAACACTATTAAAAAATATATTGATTATTTAGAAGAGACTTATTTTGTGAGTCAGGTCAGCAAATTTGATTACAGTTTTAAAAAACAAATAATAAATGATAAGAAAATATATGTTGTAGATAATGGTTTTATTTCAAAAATTTCTACTAAATTTACTAAAGATGACGGATGGCTGTTGGAAAATGTAGTTTTTACAGAATTAAAAAATAAAGGAGAAGTATTTTATTTTTCAGAAAAATTCGAATGTGATTTTGTAGTGGCAGAAAATAAGGTAGTGAAAGAGGTAGTTCAGGTTTGTTGGAACTTAACTGAAATAAACAAAGAAAGAGAGCTAAATGGCCTGCTCGAAGCAATGGACAAATTTAAAATTAAAACCGGCCTGATTTTAACCAATGATGATGAACAAGAAATTGAAATAAACAAAAAGAAAATAATTGTTAAGCCTGTTTGGAAATGGCTCTTGGAAACAAACTAA